The following DNA comes from cyanobiont of Ornithocercus magnificus.
TGCACAACAGCTAAGTCGGTTAGGGAATCCCGACCAATAACCCGGCCGCCAGTCCGGCGACCGTCAGATAAGCCGACAGTGAGTCGTTCACTTCCTTCTACTACGTGGGCATTAGTGAGAATTAGCCCTTTGCTGTCAAAGATGATACCGCTTCCTTGGCCAAGCTCAACTTGTTGCTTTGGTTTAAATGACCGAGGAAAACCGAAGAATTGACGAAAAAATGGGTCTGCTGTCATTCCTCTAGGAATTCCCCTATCGAGTTCAGCTGGGTGGACTGTTCGCTGAGTCTCAAGTGTGACCACTGCAGGGGCGCTGCGAGCAACAGCGTCTGCGACAAAGGACCGCTGGGAGAAATTCTGGGAAACTGATGGCAATCCCTGGGCCCTTAGAGATTGCAAGGTGTCAATTAGCAAAGATACAGAAATAGTGCCAGCGACTAGCAGGGCCGAGAATGGCCTTAGGCGTTGTAGAGCCGAACTATTTCTGTGCAACAATTCCAGAACCATGGCATTTAAGAGCGCAGGTGCTCCAGCAAGCCTAGGAAAAGCCGATACCCTTGGCTAGATTTTCAGCCACTGATAGAGTCATGATCGGGTCTTAGCTTCATCGTAAGAGTTTACCTGTCGTGCATAAGGCCCTAGTGCAAATCTCTGTGAGTAGAGCATAAATACTTCAGAAATTCTCTTTGCACTATGCCAGCACGCACTAACTAGACTAAGACTTGCAGTATGATCTGAGTTTCAACTCTTGTCTAGAAGGGTTGGTTTGAGTAATAATGTGAAACTTAGACAGACGACGATTTCGCACCGCGTCCTAATTGATGTAACCGAGACATGCGCATGCTGAACTCTCTATTCCCAGTTCTTTATGGGGTTGCTTTTCTTCTTTTGCTCTGGCAGGCATTCCGAGTAATGAGCCAAGGTTTCTCAGCTGCTCGCCCAAGATATGAGGATGGTGATCGTACAGGGAAAATCACCATGCATCCAGAACTGCTTAACTCAGATGGAAAGATTACAGAAGAAGATCTTCTCACTGTTCGCTTCTCAAGCGATAGTGAGCCACCTAATGTCTAAAGGGTAGCTCCCTGAAATAAAGTTGAGCTATGTATGCACCTGTTCACTCAGGGCAGGTTCAATGAACGGATATGAGATTGGGAGTGCTAATTGGTGGATCAACGCACGCGCATCGTTGCTGCAGTTATCAGGTCAGTGAAGCTGCCGCCCAGGTTTCGCCTAAAAATGCTTAAAGAGGATCCCGTCCGGCTTGAGTTGAGCCTTACCCCTGCGTATGGCAAATTGCCAGTTCAAGTAGGCCTTGTTGAGTCTCTCGATCTAGTAGCCCGCAGGGATCGTGAGGGTCGTATTCCTAGAGACCTGCCAGGTACATGGGACTGGACAGTTCGCCATGGAAAGGTGAGCACCGGAGGCTGGAACCCTTATCTAAAGGAGGCCTTGCAAACTATGTTTGAAACAGGTCTGCCAGCTATTGTCTTTGAGGAACTGACAGGAGATGAGTACCATCCGGTTGATGGCACAAGGCATGTTCGTTGACATCGATTCAGAGCCAATGTGAAAAGGTGCGAAGGGCTACAGACCACAGGTCAACAGGACAGCTAAGACAGAAGCACTGAACAATCTTTAAGGTTTTCCTTATGGTTACGCTTCGACGCTCCTTTGGTCCTCTGATCAGACTGCTCGCAGCTCTTGGTGCTGTGAGTAGCTTGCTCCTACTTGGGATCCTAAATTTGTTCGGTTAAATTTCTACAGTTTGCTTAATTTCAACGCCCAATCCTTCAATATTTATAGTCGAGGTACTAAAGGTAAGAGCTGAAAAATAAGTTTTTTACGCACAGTTAAGTAGCATAGTAGTATGGCCTGTCCCCCTATACAAGCCCTCGGCTACTGTCACATCAGCATAAATATTGCCTACACCAGCTACCAAGCGTTGATCTAGTAGTGCTACTTTGATCGGACGCTTTGATTGCTGTAGTTGCTCTACGAGATAAGTAGTACTAAAAGCATCAGAAAATGGTTCAGGTCCGAGAGAGCGAAAGCTAGCAATCACTGTCGCCACTACAGGTTTTGGCGGATTTCTCCATCTCAATTAGTCGACGCTCACGCAGAAATAGAAATAAAGGGGCACCACAGGCAAAGGAGATGCTAAAGCATGCCACTAGTGATAGTGGCCAACCTTTGACCTGTAATCGCTTTCCTTCAGATATTAGCCAGATAACAATAGCCGATGCACCAATTAGCAGATCTCGTGATAACGATTGCGCTGCAGCTGTAGCATTGGCATCGGCGATGAAACGGCCCAGATCAAATCCACTGCCTGATGTTGACTGTAGAAAGTTAAGATTGGCTTGCCAGGGTAGGATTGCTCCCAGAACAGATAAACTTAGATAAGTCCAGGGAAGTACTTGGCGC
Coding sequences within:
- a CDS encoding DNA-formamidopyrimidine glycosylase, with the translated sequence MIASFRSLGPEPFSDAFSTTYLVEQLQQSKRPIKVALLDQRLVAGVGNIYADVTVAEGLYRGTGHTTMLLNCA